One region of Syntrophobacter fumaroxidans MPOB genomic DNA includes:
- a CDS encoding twin-arginine translocase TatA/TatE family subunit has product MFGLGPLELLLILILVLFFYGGKKLPSIGEGLGRCITEFRKSIRSQPVPEPGKESASSPDLSRTGGSLPPGTGRQGEERAEK; this is encoded by the coding sequence ATGTTTGGTCTAGGTCCCCTGGAACTCTTGCTCATTCTTATCCTCGTCCTCTTTTTCTATGGTGGGAAGAAACTCCCGTCCATCGGCGAGGGTCTCGGCAGGTGCATCACCGAGTTCAGAAAGTCCATCCGATCCCAACCCGTACCCGAACCCGGCAAGGAATCCGCCTCCTCGCCGGACTTGTCCCGGACGGGCGGAAGTCTTCCGCCGGGAACCGGGCGGCAGGGCGAGGAGCGGGCGGAGAAGTGA
- a CDS encoding (deoxy)nucleoside triphosphate pyrophosphohydrolase, translating into MDKWIDNEPYPRVTAALITSRGRFFIARRPAHKSFGLCWEFPGGKVEPGESLEQSLVREIREELCWEIGVRELFQRIRHRSEGFSIELYAYWCEILGGEMCLKEHIAFEWVRPDEMSSFAFTHADRELARLLALLPSVSG; encoded by the coding sequence ATGGACAAATGGATCGACAACGAACCGTATCCCAGGGTCACGGCGGCGCTGATCACCAGCCGGGGACGGTTTTTCATCGCGCGGCGCCCTGCGCACAAAAGCTTCGGCCTGTGTTGGGAATTCCCGGGAGGCAAAGTGGAACCGGGAGAAAGCCTCGAGCAGTCGCTGGTGCGGGAAATCCGTGAAGAGCTTTGCTGGGAGATCGGGGTCCGCGAATTGTTTCAGCGCATAAGGCATCGAAGCGAAGGTTTCTCCATCGAGCTCTACGCCTACTGGTGCGAAATCCTCGGCGGAGAAATGTGCCTCAAGGAACACATTGCTTTCGAATGGGTCCGTCCGGACGAAATGAGCTCCTTCGCCTTCACTCATGCGGATCGGGAACTGGCGAGGCTGCTCGCCCTGCTGCCTTCCGTTTCCGGTTGA
- the resB gene encoding cytochrome c biogenesis protein ResB: MQQKPGLPTQVYEAFASLKLTLFIFLALAFASLVGTLLPQGLTAEQLEQRFSPGVVHWIQTLGLHDLYRAGWFRVLLFLLCLNLVVCTLQRLPKTIKLVRHREEEIKPEKLVKFSLHRQLTSGLPWTGTKSCLQETINEVFGGLKPFEGGDKSFSGTAEKGRWSRLMVYGVHLSVLLILFGAMLGSVLGFKGFMNIVEGTSSNEVVLLSGNETLTLPFTVRCEKFDVSFYDTGAPKEFRSDLTIVQGGRDVLKHALLVNDPLEYDGITLYQASYGSILNEADVEFEDLDSGKVYKMTLPYREIVTVPDTRDQVQIINFQKDFSRFGTAVAIMMRKEGQKAAGSWILADRPDFHGNRIENYKIKVTRMGQSYYTGIQVKKDPGVWVVLFGFTLMVVGIGLTFYTSHRRLWVHAEPVTGADALSKVIIAGRTSKNTDGFEEEFERLCERLQNRLKPQDKG, encoded by the coding sequence ATGCAGCAGAAACCGGGACTACCGACACAAGTATACGAGGCATTCGCCTCCCTGAAGCTGACCCTGTTCATTTTTCTGGCCCTGGCCTTCGCATCCCTGGTGGGGACTCTTCTCCCCCAGGGCCTCACCGCGGAACAACTGGAGCAGCGTTTCAGCCCGGGGGTGGTCCATTGGATTCAAACCCTCGGCCTGCACGATCTCTACCGGGCCGGCTGGTTCCGAGTGCTGTTGTTTCTGCTCTGTTTGAACCTTGTGGTGTGCACTCTGCAAAGGCTTCCCAAGACCATCAAGCTGGTTCGCCACCGCGAAGAGGAAATCAAGCCGGAGAAGCTGGTGAAGTTCTCCCTTCACAGGCAACTCACCAGTGGATTGCCCTGGACGGGAACCAAGTCCTGCCTGCAGGAAACGATCAACGAGGTTTTCGGAGGCTTGAAGCCGTTTGAAGGCGGCGACAAGTCGTTTTCAGGCACTGCCGAGAAGGGGCGCTGGTCCCGGCTCATGGTCTACGGAGTTCACCTGAGCGTGCTCCTGATCCTGTTCGGCGCCATGCTCGGGTCCGTGCTCGGGTTCAAGGGGTTCATGAACATTGTGGAAGGGACCTCTTCCAACGAGGTCGTGCTCCTTTCGGGGAACGAAACGCTCACACTTCCCTTCACGGTGCGTTGCGAGAAATTCGATGTTTCCTTCTACGATACGGGCGCCCCGAAGGAATTCCGATCCGACCTGACGATCGTTCAAGGGGGCAGGGATGTGCTCAAGCACGCGCTGCTCGTAAACGATCCCCTGGAATACGATGGAATCACGCTTTACCAAGCCTCCTACGGATCGATTCTGAACGAAGCGGACGTCGAATTCGAAGATCTCGACAGCGGAAAAGTTTACAAGATGACGTTGCCCTACCGGGAGATCGTTACCGTTCCGGACACCCGAGACCAGGTGCAGATCATAAATTTTCAAAAGGATTTCAGCCGGTTCGGTACGGCGGTCGCCATCATGATGCGCAAGGAAGGGCAAAAGGCGGCCGGTTCCTGGATTCTCGCGGACAGACCCGATTTCCACGGAAACCGGATAGAAAACTACAAGATCAAGGTGACCCGCATGGGGCAGTCGTATTATACGGGGATCCAGGTCAAGAAGGACCCCGGCGTGTGGGTCGTGCTGTTCGGCTTCACGCTCATGGTTGTCGGGATCGGGCTGACGTTTTACACCAGTCACCGGAGATTGTGGGTGCATGCCGAACCCGTTACGGGTGCGGACGCTCTTTCGAAGGTCATCATCGCCGGCAGGACCAGCAAGAACACCGACGGATTCGAGGAAGAATTCGAGCGCTTGTGCGAACGCCTCCAGAATCGGCTGAAGCCTCAAGACAAGGGGTAA
- a CDS encoding NAD(P)/FAD-dependent oxidoreductase: MEERLRDFDVIILGSGPGGLQAAVHAARGKAAVAVLGRMHKSSLFKAHVENYCCMDTTLSGREILEQGRTQAQKFGARFIDEDVLDLRRGEDGRFSIKLESGAVLTAWSLILAMGVSRNRLNVPGERDLLGKGVSYCVECDGNFFRNQVVVVAGNESAACSGALSLLLIAAEVHLIYTELSVSENLAFQVNSSPIHKHPGRKVKAIVGSMGVEKVVLDNGEEIEAAGVFIELGAKGALELATKLDVALDPETMQYIRANKKQETNVPGVYAAGDICGPPWQMAKAVGEGCVAGMEASGYARRMKTGKSGD; encoded by the coding sequence ATGGAAGAGAGGTTGCGCGACTTTGATGTGATCATTCTCGGGAGCGGTCCGGGAGGTCTCCAGGCCGCCGTGCACGCCGCCCGCGGCAAGGCCGCCGTGGCGGTCCTCGGGCGCATGCACAAGAGCTCCCTGTTCAAGGCTCACGTGGAAAACTACTGCTGCATGGACACCACCTTGAGCGGTCGGGAGATACTCGAACAGGGGAGGACGCAGGCACAAAAATTTGGAGCGCGTTTCATCGACGAGGATGTGCTGGACCTGCGACGCGGGGAGGACGGCAGATTCTCCATCAAGCTGGAATCCGGCGCCGTCCTGACCGCCTGGTCCCTGATCCTGGCCATGGGTGTTTCGAGAAACCGACTGAACGTGCCCGGGGAACGTGATCTGCTCGGCAAGGGCGTGAGTTACTGCGTCGAATGCGACGGGAACTTCTTTCGCAACCAGGTTGTCGTGGTGGCGGGGAACGAAAGCGCGGCGTGCTCCGGAGCGCTCTCTCTGTTGCTCATCGCCGCCGAGGTGCACCTGATCTATACGGAGCTGAGCGTCAGCGAGAACCTGGCATTTCAGGTGAATTCCAGCCCCATCCACAAACATCCGGGGCGAAAAGTCAAAGCGATCGTCGGGTCTATGGGAGTTGAGAAGGTGGTGCTCGACAACGGCGAGGAAATCGAAGCCGCGGGGGTGTTCATCGAACTCGGGGCCAAAGGCGCCCTCGAGCTGGCCACCAAGCTCGATGTCGCTCTCGATCCCGAGACCATGCAGTACATCCGGGCGAACAAGAAGCAGGAGACCAATGTGCCGGGTGTGTATGCGGCCGGGGACATCTGCGGCCCCCCCTGGCAGATGGCGAAGGCGGTGGGGGAAGGATGCGTGGCCGGCATGGAAGCGAGCGGATACGCCCGGCGGATGAAAACGGGGAAAAGCGGGGATTGA
- the ccsB gene encoding c-type cytochrome biogenesis protein CcsB, protein MIDSSLLLSITTFAYLLCTVLYLSGVVFRAKRLLAAGTFCAAATIVVQTIGIILRWVESYSLGYGHAPLSNLYESLVFAAWAIMVIYLVFELRSGQRALGVFPALFAFLAMAYASFSTNIDSRIQPLIPALKSNWLIAHVVTCFLGYAAFAVSFGISILYLVARGRSGNPGTAASVSLLPTSKQLDTFNYQMVLFGFLWLSVGIITGSIWANSAWGTYWSWDPKETWSLITWLIYAALLHSRAMQGWRGKRVAWLSIFGFGCVLFTYFGVNFLLSGLHSYATK, encoded by the coding sequence ATGATCGACAGCTCTCTCCTGCTCAGCATCACCACCTTCGCGTACCTGCTCTGCACGGTTCTTTACCTCTCCGGGGTCGTATTCCGCGCCAAGCGTTTGCTTGCCGCTGGAACCTTCTGCGCGGCGGCCACCATCGTGGTTCAGACCATCGGAATCATCCTGCGCTGGGTGGAATCCTACAGCCTTGGCTACGGTCACGCCCCCCTGTCGAATCTTTACGAATCATTGGTATTCGCCGCGTGGGCGATCATGGTGATCTACCTGGTTTTTGAGTTGCGAAGCGGGCAGCGCGCCCTCGGGGTCTTTCCGGCCCTGTTCGCCTTTCTCGCCATGGCCTACGCTTCATTCTCCACCAACATCGATTCCAGGATTCAACCCCTGATCCCGGCCCTCAAGAGCAACTGGCTGATCGCTCACGTGGTGACGTGCTTTCTCGGATACGCCGCGTTTGCCGTATCCTTCGGCATCAGTATCCTGTACCTGGTTGCGCGCGGCCGCTCCGGCAATCCCGGAACGGCGGCGTCCGTCTCGTTGCTGCCGACATCGAAGCAGCTGGATACGTTCAACTACCAGATGGTGCTCTTCGGCTTTCTGTGGCTTTCGGTGGGGATCATCACCGGTTCGATCTGGGCCAATTCGGCTTGGGGAACCTACTGGAGCTGGGATCCCAAGGAGACATGGTCCCTGATCACCTGGCTGATCTACGCGGCGCTGCTGCACTCGAGGGCCATGCAGGGTTGGAGGGGCAAGCGCGTCGCCTGGCTGTCCATTTTCGGTTTCGGCTGTGTCCTATTCACCTATTTTGGAGTCAATTTTCTCTTGAGCGGCTTGCACAGCTACGCCACCAAGTGA